Sequence from the Prionailurus bengalensis isolate Pbe53 chromosome A3, Fcat_Pben_1.1_paternal_pri, whole genome shotgun sequence genome:
tgtgagtcggggaggggcagagggagagggagacacagaatctgaaacaggcaccaggctctgagttgtcagcacagagcctgatgcggggcttgaactcacaaaccgtgatatcatgacctgaagtcagacacccaaccgactgagccacccaggtgcccctgtgcttaTTTTAATGTTGTTCAACCATATATGGcctcatttttaaagttactaaaataatagaatcaaaaaataaaaatttaaacttaagtTTTTTGTGAGTGGTATTTGTTTATGGTCTACAGCCTACTTTTTCCCCATTAACATTGCTCTTCTTAAACTTGTGGACTAATAAGATCATTGAGCAACATTCATAAAAGTGGAAAGAACACTAGATTTGGAGTCAGTTCTGAGTCCACCTCCTAAACTGAGTGACCATACGCAAATCACTTAAGTTCTCAGAACTTCATTCAGCTATAAACCAGAATTAGTACTTGTCTTTCCCTCTCCATTGGACTATTGGGAGgaataaattagttaaaaattctttgtaaactAAAGAGCACTATAAATGTAAGGTTATGTTATAGTTTATGATAGTTATTTGCTATCATAGAATCATCTTcaaaagtttctttctctttgtttcagttCCTGTACTGcttgaatgaaatagaaatacaagtttaggggcatctgggtggctcagttggttaacttaagcttctgattcttagttttggctcaggtcatgatcttgtgcttatgggatcaagccctgcatggcgTTCTGCTGActgcatggagtctgcttgggttctctctccctctctctgcccctgccctgctcacgctttatctctctttctcaaagtaaataaactttaaaagaaaaaaaagaaagaaagaaatataaagtttAAGTCAACCTCTGTTTTgatcctcttctctctctttttcttatttaacaatatttaagtCTAGAAAACATTTTAGTTTGGGATTTTTTCCTTGACATACCCTTATCAAGGGTTTATTGTTTATGGTAAACAATAGATGGCGCTGGCCCAAACTATGGTTACAAGGAATCACCGTCATCCAGGTGaaggagacaggaaataaagttttctttagtGGCTATAAAACATCCGAAATTACAGTTAGCACAGTCAAAACAACTATGTTGCTACTAGCTCTGCATTCCATGTTTGGCATGTCATAGGAATTCATTTTACATATGGTTCAGTAGTTAAATAGCTTTTATGCCACGATACTATTTACTTCATAAGTTAACAATAGATCTTCATTAGTTGTGGGTTTCACATGAAAGAAGCATATAAAATGTGTTTGGGCTGGCCAGCTTAAATTGTGATAAAAAGATAGTTGAGTAAATTACTGGACCCTTTACCTAAGTGGGCTGGAAATAATAGCTCACATAAAGAAGTGGCAACAATATGCAAGTTGTAACttgtatataagaaaaaatacagtgaaattagttgcttttaaatgttacttttttcaACTAAGCACTTTTAAAGCCTATAGATATTTGGTAGTATCAAGGtcttttaaaaagactgacatgTTCTCATAATGACATagtcatgctttttatttttaggtgaGTTACCCCCTCAAATAGTTATTTAAGTCACCTTGGTATTTTCAGaggtgacattttttaaaaatatgcacttCCATATTCAGTGGACAATCATTTCACTTTCTTCAGGGATACTTTTCATATGGTGTTTGTTTGaagatgtatattttttcatcatttttatacaACTACACACTGTATATAGGAGTAAATGAGGTAATATGTTCAGATACCTTATAACACCTGGATTGTAATTGGAAATCAATGAATTATGCAATTattattaaagacattttaaaagtataattaatataaaaacatacaagGCTGTCCTACCTTTATTCTCTAAAAAagtcaattaattttaaaatacttggtAAATGGACAAAGTGCCCATAATTAAATCATTAAGAATGTTATTTTCCCTAAATTCAAGGTTGTTGAAACAAAAGTGGAAATGTATAGAGTCTAAAAGTAAACTTACTGGTTTACTGGAGTATTTTGTGAAACTAAAATCTACTAGGTTCAAGTGGACATCTAAGAAAACTGCTAAACTGCTTGTTGATTGAGGATTTTAAAGTATCAAGTTGTAGGGATCTTTTCACCTAAACCTAGCAAATAAATGTAAACTGATATATTCTTTATGCCTAGCATTTTGTTAGATGCTGAACTATAATAATCATAAGATCATTCCATGCCTTCAAGTATCCTATAAATCTAGTGATAAGATTATTTTTACCTTGTGTGATATTATGTTCATTCTAAGTACTGTGTTCATTCTAAGTACAAAAATAGAGTAGAAAATGATTAACCTATTTGatttgttggtttggtttgtaACTAATGAATAaactcattttctaattttttgcttGATCAGATGACTGAAACACATAGCAAAAATATCCAGGATTAAAATGGCTTTTTCCTATCCTTCATAGTGGTCaaacttctctttctcctttctctacttatttttgttcttattcctGCCTTATTCTTAGCATTAGTTCTAACCTTGCACTTTCTAACTCATTTGTGAGTTAGTGCAGTCCTGTTGACCTGAATTCTAAGTGTTCCCAATTCAGGTCAACATGGATTGTCCAACTTTAGATAAAGATTATGATGGGGATAGTGAAAATATGGAGAATCAGGTGATATAGAAAGAATTCCATATGAATCTCTCTTTATTCTTAGGAAGtcagttttcttttgataataACTATGCCTTTGCCATTAAATATGCACTTGTTAAGTTCttagaacttaattttttttgaaaataaggaattacaaattctgaatattttcatttcctgaaaCATAAATGGATCACTTCTTGCAACTTGTTATTGCCATCCTCCAACTTCTCATTGTTCTGGAGCTTGTTTAGTAAACTGTCACCTTACCACAGTTTATTGCTTTAGGAAGATAATTCAATGTAgttaaagtttgtttttctttctttctttctttctttctttctctctctctctctctctctctctgtcttttttcttccttcctttccctttctttcttttctttctctccctttccttctccctctccctccttttccctccctctccctccccctccttcccttctttccttcctttgtaaaCATATCTCTTTTCCCTTCTGCCAAAGGatgaaaaaccaacaacaaactCCATGCTAGGCATGTGGATTGGTGCTTCTGCTATTCCTTGTACTCCTAGTGTAGCAAAAGGCAAATCAAGAGCAAAAATCAGCTGCACAAAGTAAGTTCAAACTTTTCAGCTTTTCTGACATTCAGTggagtaaatatatttaataatactctgctttgattttgttaatctattaaaatatttagaaattacttttttcagttttgaCATGTAAAACTTTAGACTTAAAATAATTGTGTTGAAATTTTGAggtttaatatattaaaatatgtttgataACAACTAAATATTTATGACTCTTAGAAGCTTTCTtaattatgactttttaaatgtttaataggttgaaaacacaaaatcaagAGGAAGAACTTATGAAATTGGCTAAGCAATTTGATAAAAATATGGAAGAGCTAGATGTGATTCaagagcaaaagaagagaaatcatgaTTTTATCCAGACAATTTCAGAAGCAGAGACTTTAAGTAATTATAAAGATAATGTACAGATGCAGTTATTACATGATATAGTTCCAGAAATAGATAATGCTATAATGAAGAACCCAATGGAAGAAAACACCAAAATGTCTGTGATAAATGATCAAAATAGCAGTCAGAAGCCATTTGACCAAAATGCTGAAGCAGCCTTTAATGCCATTTTTGATGGCTCTACTCAGAAATGTAGTGGACAGTTCAGCCAAGATCTGTCAGATGCTTTTTTGAACACAAGTAATACTACCTTTGGAAAGAAAAGCgctttgaaaaaggagaaaatcattACTAATGAAACTCTGGTCACTGAAAAACTGCCAGATAAAACCCCAAGATCACTTTCTTGTCAAGTAGATACTCTTGGAATGACAAATCCATGTGTGACTTCTTACACTGAGAAGCCAGAAGCTTTTAATAAACACCTTGATGCATTTCCTACCAGTGATTTTGAGGATGATTGGGAAAACTTACTAAATAATGAACCTTTTGTTATGCAAAATGTCAAAATGTATGAACTTTCACCAGCTCCTAAAACAGCCCAGATTGCTGATCAAAAGAGTATTTGTAACTTTAACAATAAGTGTGATAAACATAAGTCAAGAATGAATACAAACCTAGGTGCCAAGTTAAGGGATTCAAAAATTGTACAAGATCTCCCTTCAAAGACACATAACAAGGAATTAATAGATTCtggaaaatacagtttttcaCTAAATCCAAATGATGAACCAAACAAATTGCCATCCAGTGGATATATAATGAAACTTGAGAAATCTTTCAATAAAATTGTTCAAGACTGTTCAGTTGCATCTAATCTGACAAAAGTAAAAGAAGATATGCATACTAAATTTACTTCTAATgtaaatacttttgaaaagtcTACTTTGAACACAGGATATTCTAATGAACAAGAAAATAAGTCCATTTTTAATCAGTCTTTTAAAGCACCTGCTAATATAAATCCTTTTGGCTCTGCAACTTTGGGCAATGAAACCAGTGTTTATAATACAAATCAGACTAATGCATCAAAGTTAGGTTCTTTCTTTGATGACTGGAATGATCCATCATTTGCCAATGAAATTGTTAAAGCATGCCATCAATTAGAGAATACCTGGGAAGCAGATGATGTAGATGATGATTTATTATACCAAGCATGTGATGATATTGAAAGACTAACTCAGCAACAAGACATTAGAAAGGGCAGCAAGATACCAGAAAGTACACTTGAGATCAATAATAGTTCCAAACATGGAGCCAAAAACATATTTACTACATCTAAACAAGAAAGTCAGTTGGTACAATCAAAACATTTGAATCTCAGCAGCACTTCAGAGCACACATCTTTCACAAATAGCTCACAATTAAATAAACCAGTGAAGATGGATAAAAGGGAAATCTGTGGAAATTCTCCAAGTTTTTTAGGTGCtacaacaaatttgacaatataCTCCAAGAAATCAAATTGTCATATCAATAATCTGCATTTCTCCTGGAATAACACCGATGTTCCAATACAAGTGAAAAGTCCACAGTCAGTTCTTACGGGAAGTTCAAGTTTGAATGTGAGTTCAGATTATAGGAATACAGAAACTGCTACTTATAAGAAGAAATTAAGTACTCAGCATCTGTGCCATAGGAGCACAAGAGATGGAGATCAGAGTGGCCTTAACAGAACAGTTAGGTTTCCTAAGTATACatttacaaagatgaaaaattctcaaattcTTTCCCAGTTTAATCAAAATTGTCTACCAGGAAGTATTTCTGATACCAAAATTACACAGggtttggagaaaaataaaactcctgTCCACTCGTTTTGTGGGAGGGCTATTCAACAACAGTGTTTGGTGAAACGTTCTGAATCTTTGAAACAACCTTCAAAAGGTATGTATAAAGTAGTTTGAAAATTATCACCTGGGAAAGTAGCTAACCTAGTTATTTGTTGTATCAAATTTGTGTAACATGTAAGATTAAAAAAGTATGACATTTAACTAGAATTCTTAAAGTGACTCTTAGGAATAATTATGCTGTAATATACAAAGAGGGgtgatttatgttttcaaaagacTGCATCAGATTCCCAGCTTTTAATTCAGTGACTAGcatatagtaggtattcagtaaatatttgttgaatgttttctgaattatttacTAGGAAATTGTACTTTTAGATCTATTTATTTCCAAGAGATTATGTTTACtaaatatctcattgttttaaaacttcattCATACTCCTATGTTTAGCAGAACATTGAGGTGAGCAATATTTGAAAACTCAGAGCATTCTAATTAAACACATTTGCTGTGATGGTTAGAATTGCAGTTTGCTTACTCAGTGCAGCCTGTCTGtcatctttgatttttctgattCCTCTCCCACAATTCTATCAAGTTGCATTGTTTCTATCTCagaaaaatacatcttaaaattgTCCATTTTCCTCACTCAACCTCTACCTCCCTTATCCAAGCTAACATTTCTTGACTAGATTCCTGcagttcttttatctcttttcaaCTCTAGTCTCCAAACAGtagaataatcttttaaaaacaaataggcaAACATGGCATTCTTGTGCTTAACCACAGCCTTCAATGATGGCCAtcatcttttaaataatattccaacTTTACACTGATGTGCAAGGCCCTGGATTATCACTCCTTACCTGCCTACCTTCTTTTTTACCTCACCTACCAAGTAAGTTTCAGTTACATTAGCTGTCTTTCAGTTCTCAAACAGCATAGTTTCTTTCCTAGTTCAGGAGCTCTGACTATGCTGTTCCCAACTAAAACTATTTCTTCCTGATGtttgtctccccttctccccacccccatccgtCTTTTGGTTGGTGCTTTTATATCCTTAGGTCTCAGTTTAAGTATGACCTTCTCACAGATACCTTCCTTGAACAATCTATAGGTCTTTTCCTTGTCATTTTCCATCatctctcttatttcttttatcacaGTTTGCAATTAAGTATTGATTATTGTCTGTCTTATCTGTGAATACCTAGACCTACCACAGCATCTCCCACATAGAAGATGTTTAGTAAGTATCTGAATGAATATCATGTAATATAATGTGAAAAATCTTATTCACTGATActgtaatcttttttaaaaggcacTGTATCTGGCATAACTACTTGTACTTCTTAATGTCCAGTTCTTTCTCACAGCCTTACATTTTTACAGATGCCATTTCCTTCACCGAAACATAGTACCCCCACATGCATATACCAAATCTGCCTGGCCATTTTCCATTTGTCCTTTAAAACACAGTATGTTTTTATTCAGCTCAATAATTTAGGTTCACTTTCTCTGGGTTTCTCCAATACCCAACTTTAACTTCTGTTATAGCATTTACTATGCTAGCTTGTAATTACAGATGTTTTTTAATCAGTCTCCCTCACTTCGGGCTAATATTAGGATTTTTATCTATTATGTAGATCAATGCTAATAAGGTGAGGGagattttgtcttcttttaacattacatcattgttttctgtttagattCTAGATGGTGCTTTTGTTGGCATTACTGCTCAACTTTCCTATttaagtgatctttttttttttttttaactcgtaACAGTAATATGCTCGTtgtttaagaagaaagaaagcagagtaaattaatttgaagtgaaaaattaaattctcagtttctctttttgcACAGCCATGCCTCAGGAAAACCATAGCTAACAGTTTAGAATACATCACTTAACATTTTCTGTGCATATAAAaatgtccgtgtgtgtgtgtgtgtgtgtgtgtgtgtgtgtgtgtgtgcgcgtgcctATACATCTATCAGATGGAATTATATGCTATGTACCTACTATTTGGCAACTTGGTTTTGCCTTCACTTAACATAGctatcttttccagtttttttttttttttgtaatgtttatttatttttgagagagagagagacagagtgcaatttGGTGAAGGGCAAAGgggcaaaggagacacagaatctgaagcaggctccaggctctgagctgtcagcacagagcccaatgcagggctcaaacccatgtaccatgagatcatgacctgagccgaagtcggatgtttaactgactgagcgacccaggcgcccctcttttccaGTTCTATGTATAGTTTTGCTTCAGTCCTTTTAATGACTGTATAGTATGTCATTATATGGATGTACCTTGATCTATTTAACTGCCTCTCTATTGACAGGAAGTTCAGTTTGGTTGCATTTTTTACATTACAAACAATACTCCAGTGAATATACTTCTACATAAATTTCTGCATGCTCCTGTGATTGTATCTGTTAATTACTGAAAAATTGATGTAAGAATGTTTTGAAGTTTAGTGGATATCATTAAATCTTCCCAAAAAGTTTCATCAATTTATATTCTTATCAACACCAACAATTAATATTTCCCTATATTATAGCCTAgatattttgaaactttaaaaattgttgttaatctataatttttatttttatttaaataaatcatgtaaataatttaaatttatatttaagtaaatgtATTTAATTGGACCAAACTCTCaacatgaaattatttaaatacagttATAATTATGTTAAAGAGTACTAAAGATCTCTCTGGAATATTTGAGTTTTCCCAAAACTATCTACTACCTTATCTGCATATTTTATGAGTGGATAATCTGCCTTTCAGTTTatcttatcaatttttttaagtttactgataGTACCTAATCTTCTAATTAACATTAATCTATTTTCTATTGTTTccactttattttactttgttttgtagCAAGCTACTTTCTAGAGAACATCTTTGAAACAAAACCCATTTAACCCTTGTTTTAAGGCAGGGTTTGGTAAACCATGGCCCATCCACATCCAGCCCAGAGGCTGTTTTTATACAGTCAGCATGCTAagatgtttttcacattttaaatagttgagaaaatcaagagaaaagtaATATTTCATGACCTTTGAAAATTACATAGAATTCAGATTTCATTGTCCATAAACTAAGTTTTGTTTGAACACAGTCACATCATTTATATTGTCCATGGCTGTTTTCATGCTACAATAACAGAGCTGAAGAATTGCAACAAGAGACCATATGACCTTCAGAGGTTAATATATTAActttctggccctttacagaatttttttttttccttcctgatttcTGCCTTATAATAAAGATTAAGAAGAgccactcttggggcgcctgggtggctcagtcagttgagtgtcagacttagactcaagccctgcatcaggctgtgtgctgtttcagaatgtgtctcctctctctgcccttgatcacggtctgtatctctctctcaaaaataaaccaacattaaaaaaaaaaaaaaaaaaaagagccactcTTGCTTTGTACCTTGAAATAGTTTGAAACTTTGCCatgtatgtttattgcagaatgaGCTAAAGGAAGGGCTGATGAGAGAAAAGCGTGACTCTCTAAATCAAATTTTCATGGTGTGACTTTatatcatttgaaattatttttccaagaatTTCACCATGTTAGTTGTAAACCCAGTTTTAGGGAGCTATGTTCTTTTCTGCTGTCGTGGATTATTaatctgttttcctttcaaaCTTGTGGTCAATTGAATGCAACTGTGTATGTGTGAATTCTGAGTTTCTTGTATTTCTCAGCTTTGAGACTAAAATATTAGATGATTAGTCAAGCTAATTATAAAGTATCTTGTAGCATCTTTCTATAGGGAGAAATAGCTACAAATCTTTGAGGTAATAAGTTTAGGAAATAAGTCATCAGAGTCATCTAGGGAGTTTATCTGAAATATTTCTCTCTTACCCTGAATACCCTCTCCCATTTCCAATTATAccaagaaaggaaggggagaCAGATAATGTATTTTGGACAAATAATCTCCCTTAGGTAATAAGAGAAATGTCTTAGAACAAATTCTAAACTTGTGTCTAGATGTTAGTGTAAATAATATTTCTCTGCCAACAGTACTACAGATTGTTATTCTATGAGAGACAGATTTTACAACATAAACAGTTTTACCAATACAAGGTTGCTTAAATATGATGGTCTTAATTTTCAAACatcatttaaatgagaaaatatgtttgCTAATTTCAAAGTTTGATTCTTATTAGCATTACATAGATAATCTAATATTTTAGCTCAAAGTGACTTAACTCTggaattaaattcattttattagaaCTCAGTATTTTGGCAGAGGTAGAATTGGATGTTACTAAAatcaaacttaattttattttcatttacttaatttaaaacacattgtttattttatagtACATTTACCTAAAGTATACTAAAAGCATACTAAAATATGCTGCATAGGAATGTCAGAATgcttcacatttttatatattaaaaagacattCGAATTGAAGTTTTCATTCAGATATTAATGCTCtttgaaataatctttttaaaatgtttttaatgtttatttattagagagaaagagagatagtgagcatgactgggggaggggcagacagagaaagggggaaagaggatcagaagccagctctgtgctgacagcagagagccctatgcagggctcaaactcacaaactgaaccatgagatcataacctgagccaaagttggacattcaaccaactgagccactcacgtgcccctaaaataattttctaatgtttatataaaatgtgtcctccaaataaaaacatctgacagtgaattatatatttattgacatgATAGATTTCACTGGATCactctaaaacattttttcctgaatggctaaaatgaaaatcttagagctctctagaggaaaaaaaattagcatgaATATTGATACAGCTTATAGTAAATGTATACTATTTAAGGTGTTGATATTTGAATTCATTATATTTTGACTACCTTTCTGTTgaagtttatatataacatctaaaATCCCAGGTtttggggatacctgggtggctcagtatgttattaggcattggacttcggctcaggtcatgatctcatggttcacaagttcgagccctgcatcaggctctgtgctgtccccctctcgtactctgtctttctctttctcaaaaataactaaaatattaagacaattaaaaagtaaaataaaattctagttcTTAAAAAGTACTCATTTGTCAATTATGTAAATTAGATTTTATTCATAAGAATTATATGCTGGGAAGTCAAAATGTACAGTTTTAATCAAATGAATTTTATCACACTGTGAAAGGTGTATAAAATAGGAACAGATTGATCAGTACTTGATTTTGTTTTGGCCTAGAACACTGTATCTGTACATCAAATATCGTATTTAGTAGTTTAGTGTGATTTAATAGTTATACCAATGTGGCAAGTCTGgatgataaaagtaaaaaattaaaactcatgtTCAAGATGACTGTGTAGTCTATAAAAGTAATatctatattttgtttcatttttagaggaagaagagaaaaataaaaaatattctcctgaagaaattcaaagaaaaagacaagaagcaCTGGTTCGAAGAATGGCCAAAGCACAGGCATCATCTGTAAAGGCAGCTCCCACTTAACttgatttcttttatgaaatatttggaaGACTTAACAAAGACAGTTAATAACTATCTATGATAGGGAatattctttcttgatttctctgtgAGAAATTTAATGCTGAGTTATAAAGCATggacttctattttatttaataaatcagtGTTTGCAGTGGTTAATGAAACCTTTCCTTGAAGAGGCATGTGAAAGTAATTGCATATACGTTTTAGAAATTCAGGAAAGTTAGTAATTATGGTATAAAATTATACAGAATAAAGgagttattttttcaaatattgtgGATCATCCAAAAATAGataatttgctaatttttttattgcaatAACTTCCTAATACAAAGCTTCATCTTACTAAGaaatgagactttaaaaaaaatttttttaatgtttatttttgagagacagagtgcgagcaggagaggggcagagagagagggagatacagtctgaagcaagctccaggctctgagctgtcagcacagagcctactgtggggcttgaactcccaaattgcaagatcattacctgagccaaagtcgaatatttaaccaactgagccacctaggctctcgagacttttttttttttttttagttttactttcaGTAATTGTTTCTTAAAGGTTTTATAGATTTCTGAATCTTAaaaatacttccattttcttAGAAACATGGTTGGTGGGAAATAAAGGATTTCGATTTATTTGTAAGGAAATTGCTATTTTCAATTCCTAGTctgaaatagattttaattttaattttctaaaacatgATGCATTTTGGAAAGCTTTCACTAATTTTAGGGAAAATGCTGATTTAagaagtttagaaaaaaagaaagtagactgGCTAAGTTATATAGCACTATTAACATTTAGAATTGTCAGAAACTTTAGATGTCATCTGGTCCAGCTTCTTTATTGTATGGGTGAGAAATGGATACTGTTCTGAAAGTCACAAGGCAAGTTAAAGCTGTTCTGTGATTAGAATGATTGCTATCATTCTAATGAACACCTAGACAATTATGCCAATTGCTACAGAGTATTaatcagtatttaaaataacttgtttGTAGGAGCATTAATTATTTCAtagtataaaactaaaaaaatagtaacaaaaagtACATTAAGGTCTGTTTAATAATTTCATTGTTTCTTGTATTAAA
This genomic interval carries:
- the ETAA1 gene encoding ewing's tumor-associated antigen 1 isoform X2 encodes the protein MSRRRKHGDSPGLKSTPPKAAAAEECSSVVEPGKRRLRSARGSGLRRAGERSPRPVPHQEQPPAAASCSKSNPEERYETPKRVLKMDLLSSTFSSPNDPDGQNDIFWDQNSPMTKQLGKGRRKQIYTTDSDEISHIVNRIAPQDEKPTTNSMLGMWIGASAIPCTPSVAKGKSRAKISCTKLKTQNQEEELMKLAKQFDKNMEELDVIQEQKKRNHDFIQTISEAETLSNYKDNVQMQLLHDIVPEIDNAIMKNPMEENTKMSVINDQNSSQKPFDQNAEAAFNAIFDGSTQKCSGQFSQDLSDAFLNTSNTTFGKKSALKKEKIITNETLVTEKLPDKTPRSLSCQVDTLGMTNPCVTSYTEKPEAFNKHLDAFPTSDFEDDWENLLNNEPFVMQNVKMYELSPAPKTAQIADQKSICNFNNKCDKHKSRMNTNLGAKLRDSKIVQDLPSKTHNKELIDSGKYSFSLNPNDEPNKLPSSGYIMKLEKSFNKIVQDCSVASNLTKVKEDMHTKFTSNVNTFEKSTLNTGYSNEQENKSIFNQSFKAPANINPFGSATLGNETSVYNTNQTNASKLGSFFDDWNDPSFANEIVKACHQLENTWEADDVDDDLLYQACDDIERLTQQQDIRKGSKIPESTLEINNSSKHGAKNIFTTSKQESQLVQSKHLNLSSTSEHTSFTNSSQLNKPVKMDKREICGNSPSFLGATTNLTIYSKKSNCHINNLHFSWNNTDVPIQVKSPQSVLTGSSSLNVSSDYRNTETATYKKKLSTQHLCHRSTRDGDQSGLNRTVRFPKYTFTKMKNSQILSQFNQNCLPGSISDTKITQGLEKNKTPVHSFCGRAIQQQCLVKRSESLKQPSKEEEEKNKKYSPEEIQRKRQEALVRRMAKAQASSVKAAPT
- the ETAA1 gene encoding ewing's tumor-associated antigen 1 isoform X1, translated to MSRRRKHGDSPGLKSTPPKAAAAEECSSVVEPGKRRLRSARGSGLRRAGERSPRPVPHQEQPPAAASCSKSNPEALVMSHLITNKPEVPVYAGPQSRKLRAPEYSERYETPKRVLKMDLLSSTFSSPNDPDGQNDIFWDQNSPMTKQLGKGRRKQIYTTDSDEISHIVNRIAPQDEKPTTNSMLGMWIGASAIPCTPSVAKGKSRAKISCTKLKTQNQEEELMKLAKQFDKNMEELDVIQEQKKRNHDFIQTISEAETLSNYKDNVQMQLLHDIVPEIDNAIMKNPMEENTKMSVINDQNSSQKPFDQNAEAAFNAIFDGSTQKCSGQFSQDLSDAFLNTSNTTFGKKSALKKEKIITNETLVTEKLPDKTPRSLSCQVDTLGMTNPCVTSYTEKPEAFNKHLDAFPTSDFEDDWENLLNNEPFVMQNVKMYELSPAPKTAQIADQKSICNFNNKCDKHKSRMNTNLGAKLRDSKIVQDLPSKTHNKELIDSGKYSFSLNPNDEPNKLPSSGYIMKLEKSFNKIVQDCSVASNLTKVKEDMHTKFTSNVNTFEKSTLNTGYSNEQENKSIFNQSFKAPANINPFGSATLGNETSVYNTNQTNASKLGSFFDDWNDPSFANEIVKACHQLENTWEADDVDDDLLYQACDDIERLTQQQDIRKGSKIPESTLEINNSSKHGAKNIFTTSKQESQLVQSKHLNLSSTSEHTSFTNSSQLNKPVKMDKREICGNSPSFLGATTNLTIYSKKSNCHINNLHFSWNNTDVPIQVKSPQSVLTGSSSLNVSSDYRNTETATYKKKLSTQHLCHRSTRDGDQSGLNRTVRFPKYTFTKMKNSQILSQFNQNCLPGSISDTKITQGLEKNKTPVHSFCGRAIQQQCLVKRSESLKQPSKEEEEKNKKYSPEEIQRKRQEALVRRMAKAQASSVKAAPT
- the ETAA1 gene encoding ewing's tumor-associated antigen 1 isoform X3 yields the protein MLGMWIGASAIPCTPSVAKGKSRAKISCTKLKTQNQEEELMKLAKQFDKNMEELDVIQEQKKRNHDFIQTISEAETLSNYKDNVQMQLLHDIVPEIDNAIMKNPMEENTKMSVINDQNSSQKPFDQNAEAAFNAIFDGSTQKCSGQFSQDLSDAFLNTSNTTFGKKSALKKEKIITNETLVTEKLPDKTPRSLSCQVDTLGMTNPCVTSYTEKPEAFNKHLDAFPTSDFEDDWENLLNNEPFVMQNVKMYELSPAPKTAQIADQKSICNFNNKCDKHKSRMNTNLGAKLRDSKIVQDLPSKTHNKELIDSGKYSFSLNPNDEPNKLPSSGYIMKLEKSFNKIVQDCSVASNLTKVKEDMHTKFTSNVNTFEKSTLNTGYSNEQENKSIFNQSFKAPANINPFGSATLGNETSVYNTNQTNASKLGSFFDDWNDPSFANEIVKACHQLENTWEADDVDDDLLYQACDDIERLTQQQDIRKGSKIPESTLEINNSSKHGAKNIFTTSKQESQLVQSKHLNLSSTSEHTSFTNSSQLNKPVKMDKREICGNSPSFLGATTNLTIYSKKSNCHINNLHFSWNNTDVPIQVKSPQSVLTGSSSLNVSSDYRNTETATYKKKLSTQHLCHRSTRDGDQSGLNRTVRFPKYTFTKMKNSQILSQFNQNCLPGSISDTKITQGLEKNKTPVHSFCGRAIQQQCLVKRSESLKQPSKEEEEKNKKYSPEEIQRKRQEALVRRMAKAQASSVKAAPT